The Azospirillum brasilense genome has a window encoding:
- the ytfQ gene encoding galactofuranose ABC transporter, galactofuranose-binding protein YtfQ has product MSRTWLISAAAAAALLIGLGGAQAADKKLVVGFSQIGSESGWRAAETKTAKTEAEKRGIDLKISDAQQKQENQIKAVRSFVAQGVDAIFIAPVVATGWDSVLKEAKEAKIPVVLLDRQIETRDPGLYMTAVTSDTVLEGRVAGEWLAKQTGGTCNVVELQGTVGSSPAINRKKGFDEVVAKNPGMKIVRTQSGDFTRAKGKEVMESFIKAENGGKGICAVYAHNDDMAVGAIQAIKEAGLKPGKDILVVSIDGVPDIFKAMADGEANATVELTPNMAGPAFDALVAFKKDGKAPPKWIQTESALFTPDTAKAEYERRKDAY; this is encoded by the coding sequence ATGTCCAGGACATGGCTGATCTCCGCCGCTGCCGCCGCGGCCTTGTTGATCGGGCTCGGCGGTGCGCAGGCCGCCGACAAGAAACTGGTGGTCGGCTTCTCGCAGATCGGCTCGGAATCGGGCTGGCGCGCCGCCGAGACCAAGACCGCCAAGACGGAGGCCGAGAAGCGCGGGATCGACCTGAAGATCTCCGACGCCCAGCAGAAGCAGGAAAACCAGATCAAGGCCGTGCGTTCCTTCGTCGCCCAGGGCGTGGACGCCATCTTCATCGCCCCCGTGGTGGCCACCGGGTGGGATTCGGTGCTGAAGGAGGCGAAGGAGGCGAAGATCCCGGTCGTCCTGCTCGACCGCCAGATCGAGACCCGGGACCCCGGCCTCTACATGACCGCCGTCACCTCCGACACGGTGCTGGAGGGCCGGGTTGCCGGCGAATGGCTGGCCAAGCAGACCGGCGGCACCTGCAACGTGGTCGAACTCCAGGGCACCGTCGGCTCCTCCCCCGCCATCAACCGCAAGAAGGGCTTCGACGAGGTCGTCGCCAAGAACCCCGGCATGAAGATCGTCCGCACCCAGTCCGGCGACTTCACCCGCGCCAAGGGCAAGGAGGTGATGGAGAGCTTCATCAAGGCGGAGAACGGCGGCAAGGGCATCTGCGCGGTCTACGCCCACAACGACGACATGGCGGTCGGCGCCATCCAGGCGATCAAGGAGGCCGGGCTGAAGCCGGGCAAGGACATCCTGGTCGTGTCCATCGACGGCGTGCCCGACATCTTCAAGGCGATGGCCGACGGCGAGGCCAACGCGACCGTGGAACTGACGCCCAACATGGCCGGCCCCGCCTTCGACGCGCTGGTCGCCTTCAAGAAGGACGGCAAGGCGCCGCCGAAATGGATCCAGACGGAATCGGCGCTGTTCACCCCCGACACCGCCAAGGCCGAGTACGAACGCCGCAAGGACGCCTACTGA
- a CDS encoding aldehyde dehydrogenase (NADP(+)), protein MTITGEMLIGARSHRGSDGEFRAVDPATGAELEPAFGGGGVAEVERACALAWAAFDAFRETGLEARAAFLETIAANILDLGDALILRAMAESGLPRPRLEGERGRTVGQLRLFAQTVREGGWLEARIDPAQPERKPLPRPDVRQRHIPLGPVAVFGASNFPLAFSVAGGDTASALAAGCPVVVKGHSAHPGTSELVGRAIQAAVASCGLPEGVFSLLFGVGNPIGTALVTDPRIKAVGFTGSRGGGLALMAAAARRPEPIPVYAEMSSINPVFLMPAALAARAEALGKGFVASLTMGAGQFCTNPGILLGIDGPDLDRFVAVAVEALGGSAASTMLTPAIRAAYDSGVARLSGSAAVATLARGLACSGPNQAQAALFGTTADAFLADPALQDEVFGAASLLIRCPDAAAMRTVAERLEGQLTVTVQMEPADGDAVAALLPTLERKAGRILANGWPTGVEVCHAMVHGGPFPATSDSRTTSVGTLAIRRFLRPVCYQDIPAALLPEALRDGNPLDLWRRIDGVPGQE, encoded by the coding sequence ATGACCATCACCGGCGAGATGCTGATCGGCGCGCGGAGCCACCGCGGCTCCGACGGCGAGTTCCGCGCCGTCGATCCCGCCACCGGCGCGGAGCTGGAGCCGGCCTTCGGCGGCGGCGGGGTGGCGGAGGTCGAGCGCGCCTGTGCGCTGGCCTGGGCCGCCTTCGACGCCTTCCGCGAGACCGGGCTGGAGGCGCGGGCCGCCTTCCTGGAAACCATCGCCGCGAACATCCTCGACCTCGGCGACGCGCTGATCCTCCGCGCCATGGCCGAGAGCGGCCTGCCGCGCCCGCGGCTGGAGGGGGAGCGGGGGCGCACCGTCGGCCAGCTCCGCCTGTTCGCCCAGACGGTGCGCGAGGGCGGCTGGCTGGAGGCCCGCATCGACCCGGCCCAGCCGGAGCGCAAGCCGCTGCCGCGCCCCGATGTCCGGCAGCGCCACATCCCGCTCGGCCCGGTCGCGGTGTTCGGCGCGTCGAATTTTCCGCTGGCCTTCTCGGTGGCCGGGGGCGACACCGCGTCGGCTCTTGCCGCCGGCTGCCCGGTGGTGGTCAAGGGCCATTCCGCCCATCCTGGCACGTCGGAGCTGGTCGGCCGGGCCATCCAGGCGGCGGTGGCCTCCTGCGGATTGCCCGAGGGCGTCTTCTCGCTGCTGTTCGGCGTCGGCAACCCCATCGGAACGGCGCTGGTCACCGACCCGCGCATCAAGGCGGTGGGCTTCACCGGCTCGCGCGGCGGCGGCCTTGCCCTGATGGCGGCGGCGGCCCGCCGGCCCGAGCCGATCCCGGTCTATGCGGAGATGAGCAGCATCAATCCGGTCTTCCTGATGCCGGCGGCGCTGGCCGCGCGGGCGGAGGCGCTGGGCAAGGGCTTCGTGGCCTCGTTGACCATGGGCGCCGGCCAGTTCTGCACCAACCCCGGCATCCTGCTGGGTATCGACGGGCCGGACCTCGACCGTTTCGTGGCCGTCGCGGTGGAGGCGCTGGGCGGCAGCGCCGCTTCGACCATGCTGACCCCGGCCATCCGCGCCGCCTATGATTCGGGGGTGGCACGGCTGTCCGGCAGCGCCGCCGTGGCGACGCTGGCTCGCGGACTGGCCTGCAGCGGTCCCAACCAGGCGCAAGCCGCTTTGTTCGGCACGACGGCCGATGCCTTCCTCGCCGACCCGGCCCTGCAGGACGAGGTGTTCGGGGCGGCGTCGCTGCTGATCCGTTGCCCGGACGCGGCGGCGATGCGGACCGTCGCCGAGCGGCTGGAGGGCCAGCTCACCGTGACCGTGCAGATGGAGCCGGCGGACGGCGACGCCGTGGCCGCCCTGCTGCCGACGCTGGAGCGCAAGGCGGGCCGCATCCTGGCCAACGGCTGGCCGACCGGGGTGGAGGTCTGCCACGCCATGGTCCATGGCGGCCCCTTCCCGGCGACCTCGGACAGCCGGACCACCTCGGTCGGCACCTTGGCGATCCGGCGCTTTCTGCGCCCGGTCTGCTACCAGGACATTCCCGCCGCCCTGCTGCCGGAGGCGCTGCGCGACGGCAACCCGCTCGACCTGTGGCGGCGGATTGACGGCGTGCCGGGACAAGAGTGA
- a CDS encoding dihydrodipicolinate synthase family protein, whose product MAPSARPYRGVFPVVPTIFTETGDLDLAGQTRCVDFMIDAGSDGLCILANFSEQFVLTDAERELLMETILGHVAGRVPVIVTTTHFSTAACAARSRRAQELGAAMVMVMPPYHGATIRVPEAGIVSFFQRVSDAIDIPIMIQDAPVSGTTLSAELLARMAREIANVAYFKVEVPQAAAKLRRLIELGGDAIEGPWDGEEAITLLADLDAGATGAMTGGGYPDGIRQIIDPFLAGDREAAVAAYGRWLPLINHENRQCGLATAKILMKEGGIIACDAVRHPLADPQPASRAGLLDAARRLDPLVLRWAR is encoded by the coding sequence ATGGCCCCCAGCGCCCGCCCTTACCGGGGAGTGTTCCCGGTCGTCCCCACCATCTTCACCGAGACGGGGGACCTTGACCTCGCCGGGCAGACGCGCTGCGTCGATTTCATGATCGACGCCGGCTCCGACGGCCTGTGCATCCTCGCCAACTTCTCCGAGCAGTTCGTGCTGACCGACGCCGAGCGCGAGCTGCTGATGGAGACCATCCTCGGCCACGTCGCCGGCCGGGTGCCGGTCATCGTCACCACCACCCATTTCAGCACCGCCGCCTGCGCCGCGCGCAGCCGCCGCGCCCAGGAGCTGGGGGCCGCCATGGTGATGGTCATGCCGCCCTACCACGGCGCCACCATCCGCGTGCCCGAGGCAGGCATCGTCTCCTTCTTCCAGCGGGTGTCCGACGCCATCGACATCCCGATCATGATCCAGGACGCCCCGGTCAGCGGCACCACGCTGTCGGCGGAACTGCTGGCCCGCATGGCGCGGGAGATCGCCAACGTCGCCTACTTCAAGGTCGAGGTGCCGCAGGCCGCCGCCAAGCTGCGCCGGCTGATCGAGCTGGGCGGCGACGCCATCGAGGGACCGTGGGACGGCGAGGAGGCGATCACCCTGCTGGCCGATCTCGACGCCGGGGCCACCGGCGCCATGACCGGCGGCGGCTATCCCGACGGCATCCGCCAGATCATCGACCCCTTCCTGGCCGGCGACCGCGAGGCGGCGGTGGCGGCCTACGGGCGCTGGCTGCCGCTGATCAACCACGAGAATCGCCAGTGTGGGCTCGCCACCGCCAAGATCCTGATGAAGGAGGGCGGCATCATCGCCTGCGACGCTGTGCGCCACCCGCTGGCCGACCCGCAGCCGGCCAGCCGCGCCGGCCTGCTCGACGCCGCCCGCCGCCTCGACCCGCTGGTCCTGCGCTGGGCGCGCTGA
- a CDS encoding SMP-30/gluconolactonase/LRE family protein — protein sequence MPQEVRCVWPARALLGEGPLWAPGQGAVFFVDIHGSRILRHGLDDGSQADWALEDAACWLVECADGDGFIAGLRSRRVVRLRLEPGRAVIAGELARIDPDRPGNRLNDAKADAQGRLWIGSMDDGEEAPSGAFHRLDPDGSIARVDDGYTVANGPALSPDGRTLYHTDSAARTIHAFDLDGAGRLSGKRAHIRFAEADGYPDGMTCDAEGGLWVAHWDGGRVSRFRPDGTLDRAIKLPVSRVTSCVFAGPALDRLFVTTAAHGRPDEPLAGALFECDPSGVRGLPPGRFGHPPG from the coding sequence ATGCCGCAGGAGGTTCGTTGCGTCTGGCCCGCCCGCGCGCTCTTGGGCGAAGGCCCGCTGTGGGCGCCGGGGCAGGGCGCCGTCTTCTTCGTCGACATCCACGGATCGCGGATCCTGCGTCACGGGCTCGACGACGGGTCCCAAGCGGACTGGGCGCTGGAGGACGCCGCCTGCTGGCTGGTGGAGTGCGCCGATGGCGACGGCTTCATCGCCGGGCTGCGCTCGCGCCGGGTGGTCCGCCTGCGGCTGGAGCCGGGCCGCGCGGTGATCGCCGGGGAACTGGCGCGGATCGACCCCGACCGGCCGGGCAACCGGCTGAACGACGCCAAGGCCGACGCGCAGGGGCGCTTGTGGATCGGCAGCATGGACGACGGGGAGGAAGCGCCGTCCGGCGCCTTCCACCGGCTCGACCCCGACGGCTCGATCGCGCGTGTGGACGATGGCTACACCGTCGCCAACGGACCGGCCCTGTCGCCGGACGGGCGGACGCTCTACCACACCGACAGCGCGGCGCGGACGATCCACGCCTTCGATCTGGACGGCGCAGGGCGACTGTCCGGAAAGCGCGCCCACATCCGCTTCGCCGAGGCCGACGGCTATCCCGACGGCATGACCTGCGACGCCGAGGGCGGCCTGTGGGTGGCCCATTGGGACGGCGGTCGGGTCAGCCGCTTCCGGCCCGACGGCACGCTCGACCGCGCGATTAAGCTGCCGGTGTCGCGGGTCACCTCCTGTGTCTTCGCCGGCCCCGCCCTCGACCGGCTGTTCGTGACCACCGCAGCGCATGGCCGGCCGGACGAACCGCTGGCCGGCGCGCTGTTCGAGTGCGATCCCAGCGGCGTTCGCGGCCTGCCGCCCGGCCGCTTCGGGCATCCGCCCGGCTGA
- a CDS encoding LysR family transcriptional regulator encodes MTPHRFPANWFLKARLKLRHLQLFVALDEHRNLHRAAASLTMSQPAASKLLGDLEESLGVTLFERHGRGVEPNWYGGLMIRHARTILSGLQEAGEELNDLLAGHSGSVSIGTVMAPAVELVVPVITTLTRDHPDLKIAVAVETSDVLAERVRQGVMDFAIGRLPDHVDASCFDYQEISSEELCFVCRDGHPLLRLGRPLTAADLVDATWILQPLGSLLRSRVEALFRAEGVPPPRKVIESASPVISLAMVAENDSVTVFARALAQVFSPTGSCTIVPFHKRFSVEPYGIFWLKDRPLSPGARTALAALRAASDTKMRRALEMPQPSSSSDIEMCMDSANNRI; translated from the coding sequence GTGACCCCGCACCGTTTCCCGGCCAACTGGTTCCTCAAGGCCCGGCTGAAGCTGCGCCATCTCCAGCTCTTCGTGGCGCTCGACGAGCACCGCAACCTGCACCGCGCCGCCGCCAGCCTGACCATGTCGCAGCCGGCCGCCTCGAAGCTGCTGGGCGACCTGGAGGAGTCGCTGGGCGTCACCCTGTTCGAGCGCCATGGCCGCGGCGTCGAGCCGAACTGGTACGGCGGCCTGATGATCCGCCACGCACGGACGATCCTCAGCGGCTTGCAGGAGGCGGGGGAGGAGCTGAACGACCTGCTGGCCGGCCACAGCGGCAGCGTTTCCATCGGCACGGTGATGGCCCCGGCGGTGGAACTGGTGGTGCCGGTGATCACCACGCTGACCCGCGATCACCCCGACCTGAAGATCGCCGTGGCGGTGGAGACCAGCGACGTGCTGGCCGAGCGGGTCCGGCAGGGCGTGATGGATTTCGCGATCGGCCGCCTGCCCGACCACGTCGACGCATCGTGCTTCGACTATCAGGAAATCAGCAGCGAGGAGCTGTGCTTCGTCTGCCGCGACGGCCACCCGCTGCTGCGGCTCGGCCGCCCGCTGACCGCGGCCGATCTGGTGGACGCCACCTGGATTCTCCAGCCCCTGGGCAGCCTGCTGCGCAGCCGGGTCGAGGCGCTGTTCCGCGCCGAGGGGGTTCCGCCGCCGCGCAAGGTGATCGAAAGCGCTTCCCCGGTCATCTCCCTGGCGATGGTGGCCGAGAACGATTCGGTCACCGTCTTCGCCCGCGCCCTTGCCCAGGTGTTCTCCCCCACCGGCAGCTGCACCATCGTGCCCTTCCACAAGCGCTTCAGCGTCGAGCCTTACGGCATTTTCTGGCTGAAGGACCGCCCGCTGTCGCCGGGCGCCCGCACCGCCCTGGCCGCTCTGCGCGCGGCGTCCGACACCAAGATGCGCCGCGCGCTGGAAATGCCGCAGCCAAGCTCTTCAAGTGATATCGAAATGTGTATGGATTCCGCCAATAATCGTATTTGA
- the chvE gene encoding multiple monosaccharide ABC transporter substrate-binding protein, with translation MAVGMLVLATGTNPTLAQDKPTVGIAMPTKSSARWIDDGNNMVKQFQAKGYKTDLQYAEDDIPNQLAQIETMVAKNSKVLVIAAIDGTTLTDVLQQAKDRGVKVIAYDRLIRGSENVDYYATFDNFQVGVLQGSYIVDALGLKDGKGPFNIELFGGSPDDNNAYFFYNGAMSVLQPYIDSGKLTVGSGQVGMDKVSTLRWDGATAQARMDNLLSAFYGNRRVDAVLSPYDGISIGIISSLKGVGYGSPSQPMPVVTGQDAEVPSIKSILAGEQRATVFKDTRELARITVEMVDAVLGGGTPPVNDTKTYDNGKKVVPAYLLKPVSVDASNWKGTLVDSGYYTEAQFK, from the coding sequence ATGGCCGTCGGTATGCTGGTCCTCGCCACCGGCACCAATCCGACTCTGGCGCAGGACAAGCCCACCGTCGGCATCGCGATGCCCACCAAGTCCTCGGCCCGCTGGATCGACGACGGCAACAACATGGTCAAGCAGTTCCAAGCCAAGGGCTACAAGACCGACCTGCAATACGCCGAGGACGACATCCCCAACCAGCTCGCCCAGATCGAGACGATGGTCGCCAAGAACAGCAAGGTCCTGGTGATTGCCGCCATCGACGGCACGACGCTGACCGACGTGCTCCAGCAGGCCAAGGACCGCGGCGTGAAGGTCATCGCCTACGACCGGCTGATCCGCGGGTCGGAGAATGTGGACTATTACGCGACCTTCGACAATTTCCAGGTCGGCGTGCTGCAGGGCAGCTACATCGTCGACGCGCTGGGCCTGAAGGACGGCAAAGGTCCCTTCAATATCGAGCTGTTCGGCGGCTCTCCCGACGACAACAACGCCTATTTCTTCTACAACGGCGCCATGTCGGTGCTGCAGCCCTACATTGACAGCGGCAAGCTGACGGTGGGCAGCGGTCAGGTGGGCATGGACAAGGTGTCCACCCTGCGCTGGGACGGCGCCACCGCCCAGGCCCGCATGGACAATCTGCTGAGCGCCTTTTACGGCAACCGCCGCGTCGACGCCGTGCTGTCGCCCTACGACGGGATCAGCATCGGCATCATCTCCTCGCTGAAGGGGGTCGGCTACGGCTCGCCGTCGCAGCCGATGCCGGTGGTGACCGGCCAGGACGCCGAGGTCCCCTCGATCAAGTCGATCCTGGCGGGCGAGCAGCGCGCCACCGTCTTCAAGGACACCCGCGAGCTTGCCCGGATCACGGTGGAGATGGTCGACGCGGTGCTGGGCGGCGGCACGCCGCCGGTCAACGACACCAAGACCTACGACAACGGCAAGAAGGTCGTCCCGGCCTATCTGCTCAAGCCGGTCAGCGTGGACGCCTCCAACTGGAAGGGCACGCTGGTCGACAGCGGCTACTACACCGAAGCCCAGTTCAAGTGA
- the mmsA gene encoding multiple monosaccharide ABC transporter ATP-binding protein yields the protein MDSILERSSLAMPILEMKGITKTFPGVKALDDVNLSVREGEIHALIGENGAGKSTLMKVLSGVYPQGSFDGEIRFRGQPQAFRGIADSERLGIIIIHQELALVPLLSITENLFLGNEQASRGVIDWDAATLRARELLRLVGLHDPPETLITDIGVGKQQLVEIAKALSKEVKLLILDEPTASLNESDSDALLDLLLQFKARGIASILISHKLNEIAKVADRVTILRDGTTVETLDCREAAVSQDRIIRGMVGRALSDRYPKRTTVPGDVLFEVKGWSADHPAHPGRRVVRDVNLTVRRGEVVGIAGLMGAGRTEFAMSLFGRSYGRNIRGQAFLDGRAIDVSTISRAMANGLAYATEDRKHLGLVLDNDIRHNVTLANLRGVAKRWVIDHEREVQVAEEFRRRLRIRCPDVFQETVNLSGGNQQKVVLSKWLFADPKVLILDEPTRGIDVGAKYEIYTIINQLVAEGRGVVLISSEMPELLGVADRICVMNAGEMVAEMPAAEASQEKIMRAIMRSGETLMSGEALP from the coding sequence ATGGACTCCATCCTGGAGCGGTCCAGTCTGGCGATGCCGATCCTGGAGATGAAGGGCATCACCAAGACGTTTCCCGGCGTGAAGGCGCTGGATGACGTCAACCTGTCGGTTCGCGAGGGCGAGATCCACGCGCTGATCGGCGAGAACGGCGCCGGCAAGTCGACGCTGATGAAGGTGCTGAGCGGGGTCTACCCACAAGGCAGCTTTGACGGCGAAATCCGCTTCCGCGGCCAGCCGCAGGCCTTCCGCGGCATCGCCGACAGCGAGCGGCTGGGCATCATCATCATCCACCAGGAGCTGGCGCTCGTCCCCCTGCTGTCGATCACCGAGAACCTCTTCCTCGGCAACGAGCAGGCAAGCCGCGGCGTGATCGACTGGGACGCCGCCACCCTGCGGGCGCGGGAGCTGCTGCGGCTGGTCGGGCTGCACGACCCGCCGGAGACCCTGATCACCGACATCGGCGTCGGCAAGCAGCAGCTCGTGGAGATCGCCAAGGCGCTGTCCAAGGAGGTCAAGCTGCTGATCCTGGACGAGCCGACCGCCAGCCTGAACGAGAGCGACAGCGACGCCCTGCTGGACCTGCTGCTGCAATTCAAGGCGCGCGGCATCGCCTCCATCCTCATCTCGCACAAGCTGAACGAGATCGCCAAGGTCGCCGACCGGGTAACCATCCTGCGCGACGGCACGACGGTGGAGACGCTGGACTGCCGCGAGGCCGCGGTCAGCCAGGACCGCATCATCCGCGGCATGGTCGGGCGCGCCCTGTCAGACCGCTACCCCAAACGGACCACCGTGCCCGGCGACGTGCTGTTCGAGGTGAAGGGGTGGAGCGCCGACCACCCGGCCCATCCCGGCCGGCGCGTCGTCCGCGACGTGAACCTGACCGTCCGCCGCGGCGAGGTGGTGGGCATCGCCGGGCTGATGGGCGCCGGCCGCACCGAGTTCGCGATGAGCCTGTTCGGCCGCTCCTACGGCCGGAACATCCGCGGGCAGGCCTTCCTCGACGGGCGGGCGATCGACGTCTCGACCATCAGCCGGGCCATGGCGAACGGCCTCGCCTACGCGACGGAGGACCGCAAGCATCTCGGCCTCGTGCTCGACAACGACATCCGCCACAACGTCACGCTGGCGAACCTCAGGGGGGTGGCGAAACGCTGGGTCATCGACCATGAGCGCGAGGTCCAGGTGGCCGAGGAGTTCCGGCGCCGGCTGCGCATCCGCTGCCCCGACGTGTTCCAGGAGACGGTCAACCTGTCGGGCGGCAACCAGCAGAAGGTCGTGCTCAGCAAGTGGCTGTTCGCCGACCCGAAGGTGCTGATCCTCGACGAACCGACCCGCGGCATCGACGTCGGCGCCAAGTACGAGATCTACACCATCATCAACCAGTTGGTCGCCGAGGGCCGGGGCGTCGTCCTGATCTCCTCGGAGATGCCGGAGCTGCTGGGCGTCGCCGACCGCATCTGCGTGATGAACGCCGGCGAAATGGTCGCCGAGATGCCGGCGGCCGAGGCCAGCCAGGAGAAAATCATGCGGGCGATCATGCGCTCCGGCGAGACGCTGATGTCCGGGGAGGCTCTGCCATGA
- the mmsB gene encoding multiple monosaccharide ABC transporter permease, whose amino-acid sequence MSAELNLPARGPRVSMGRFVKAHMREYGMLLSLVAIVLFFQYMTDGTLLQPLNLTNLVLQNSYIVIMALGMLLVIVAGHIDLSVGSVVALIGALAATLMVRLHLDFVTTTLLCLLAGAAIGAVQGFWVAYLRIPSFIVTLAGMLVFRGLCLILLAGQSVGPFPVEFQRLSSGFIPDFLALDALNLGKFHLTSLLLCAAVAAALVAMNTRARLRRQSVAIEQEPLPLFVAKNVALAAVLIYVGQLMASYRGLPNVLIIMSVLIALYSFVTRNTTVGRRVYALGGNEKAAKLSGIDTRRLSFYTFVNMGVLAALAGLIFAARLNTATPKAGVSFELDVIAACFIGGASASGGVGRVTGAVIGAFIMGVMNNGMSILGIGIDWQQVIKGMVLLAAVTIDVYNKNKA is encoded by the coding sequence ATGAGTGCCGAACTCAACCTTCCGGCGCGCGGCCCGCGGGTGTCCATGGGACGGTTCGTGAAGGCGCACATGCGCGAGTACGGCATGCTGCTGTCGCTGGTCGCCATCGTCCTGTTCTTCCAGTACATGACCGACGGCACGCTGCTGCAGCCGCTGAACCTGACCAACCTCGTGCTGCAGAACAGCTACATCGTCATCATGGCGCTGGGCATGCTGCTGGTGATCGTCGCTGGGCACATCGACCTGTCGGTGGGCTCGGTCGTCGCCCTCATCGGCGCGCTGGCGGCGACGCTGATGGTGCGGCTCCACCTGGACTTCGTCACCACGACGCTGCTGTGCCTGCTGGCCGGGGCGGCGATCGGGGCGGTGCAGGGCTTCTGGGTCGCCTATCTGCGCATCCCCTCCTTCATCGTGACGCTGGCCGGCATGCTGGTCTTCCGCGGCCTGTGCCTGATCCTGCTGGCCGGCCAGTCGGTCGGCCCCTTCCCGGTGGAGTTCCAGCGCCTCAGCTCCGGCTTCATCCCGGACTTCCTGGCGCTCGACGCCCTCAACCTGGGCAAGTTCCACCTGACCAGCCTGCTGCTCTGCGCGGCGGTGGCCGCCGCGCTGGTGGCGATGAACACCCGGGCGCGCCTGCGCCGGCAGAGTGTCGCCATCGAGCAGGAGCCGCTGCCGCTGTTCGTGGCGAAGAACGTCGCGCTGGCCGCCGTGCTGATCTATGTCGGGCAGTTGATGGCCTCCTACCGCGGCCTGCCCAACGTGTTGATCATCATGAGCGTACTGATCGCGCTCTACAGCTTCGTCACCCGCAACACCACGGTGGGGCGGCGCGTCTACGCGCTGGGCGGCAACGAGAAGGCGGCCAAGCTGTCCGGCATCGACACCCGGCGGCTCAGCTTCTACACCTTCGTCAACATGGGGGTGCTGGCGGCGCTGGCCGGGCTGATCTTCGCCGCAAGGCTGAACACCGCCACGCCGAAGGCCGGCGTCTCGTTCGAGCTGGACGTGATCGCCGCCTGCTTCATCGGCGGCGCCTCGGCGTCGGGCGGCGTGGGCCGGGTCACCGGGGCGGTGATCGGCGCCTTCATCATGGGCGTGATGAACAACGGCATGTCGATCCTGGGGATCGGCATCGACTGGCAGCAGGTCATCAAGGGCATGGTGCTGCTCGCCGCCGTCACCATCGACGTCTACAACAAGAACAAGGCGTGA
- a CDS encoding Gfo/Idh/MocA family protein, giving the protein MTRPTPITPAPLTLGIVGFGKIARDQHVPAIAATGLFRLAAVVSPHGDPAEETGLGDVAVFRSQGEMLAALPGLDAVAICTPPAVRHVLTVEALRAGKHVLIEKPPAATLTELRLLLDAAEDAKRTLFAAWHSRFNAAVEETRRRLAGATVRNVAIIWKEDVRRWHPGQDWIFAAGGFGVFDPGINALSILTEILPAPVVVRDAELRVPANRDTPIAATLRMEGAVDSAIGTVTAAFDFLQEGEQTWTIAIETEGGRLDLTHGGTRLSVDGVPALAEPDAEYQGIYRRFHHLIADAAGDVDARPLQLVADACLVGRWRTTDAFHW; this is encoded by the coding sequence ATGACCCGTCCCACCCCGATTACCCCCGCCCCCCTCACCCTCGGCATCGTCGGCTTCGGCAAGATCGCCCGCGACCAGCATGTCCCGGCCATCGCCGCCACCGGCCTGTTCCGCCTCGCCGCGGTGGTCAGCCCGCACGGCGACCCAGCGGAGGAAACCGGGCTCGGCGACGTGGCGGTCTTCCGCAGCCAGGGGGAGATGCTGGCCGCCCTGCCCGGCCTCGACGCCGTGGCGATCTGCACGCCGCCCGCCGTCCGGCACGTCCTGACGGTGGAGGCGCTGCGCGCCGGCAAGCATGTCCTGATCGAGAAGCCGCCGGCCGCCACCCTGACCGAGCTGCGCCTGTTGCTCGACGCGGCGGAGGACGCCAAGCGCACGCTGTTCGCCGCCTGGCACTCCCGCTTCAACGCGGCGGTCGAGGAGACGCGGCGGCGGCTGGCCGGCGCCACCGTCCGCAACGTTGCCATCATCTGGAAGGAGGACGTGCGGCGCTGGCATCCCGGCCAGGACTGGATTTTCGCGGCGGGAGGCTTCGGCGTCTTCGATCCGGGCATCAACGCCCTGTCGATCCTGACCGAGATTCTGCCGGCCCCCGTCGTCGTCCGCGACGCCGAGCTGCGGGTGCCCGCCAACCGCGACACGCCCATCGCCGCGACGCTGAGGATGGAGGGTGCTGTGGACTCCGCCATCGGGACGGTGACGGCTGCCTTCGACTTCCTCCAGGAAGGCGAGCAGACCTGGACCATCGCCATCGAAACAGAGGGCGGACGGCTCGACCTCACCCACGGCGGCACGCGGCTGAGCGTGGACGGCGTGCCGGCGCTGGCCGAGCCCGACGCCGAGTACCAGGGCATCTACCGCCGCTTCCACCATCTGATCGCGGACGCGGCCGGCGACGTCGATGCCCGTCCGCTGCAACTGGTCGCCGACGCCTGTCTGGTCGGGCGCTGGCGCACCACCGACGCCTTCCACTGGTAA